One genomic segment of Pristiophorus japonicus isolate sPriJap1 unplaced genomic scaffold, sPriJap1.hap1 HAP1_SCAFFOLD_1241, whole genome shotgun sequence includes these proteins:
- the LOC139242174 gene encoding tetratricopeptide repeat protein 19, mitochondrial-like: protein MNDLATILDMKGHHDQAYEFVKRASDLARETDHPEGHVILSNMAGILMHRGNYSEAKWVYEEALQQAESKADQAAVQHIREGLEELREKRHSSQVLGETSR, encoded by the exons ATGAATGACCTGGCCACCATCCTGGACATGAAGGGCCATCACGACCAAGCCTACGAATTTGTCAAGAGGGCCTCGGACCTGGCGAGAGAGACCGACCATCCAGAAGGACATGTGATCCTCAGTAACATGGCCGGGATACTCATGCACAGAG GGAACTACAGCGAAGCGAAGTGGGTCTACGAGGAGGCACTGCAGCAAGCAGAGTCCAAGGCCGACCAGGCGGCGGTGCAGCACATCcgtgaggggctggaggagctgcGGGAAAAGAGGCACAGCTCCCAAGTGCTGGGGGAGACGAGTCGTTAA